CCGACCGGACGGATCTCTGCGCCCCGCTCACCCGGCGCCCGGCCGACCTGCTGGCGGAGTGGCGCAATCTCGGGGTCCGAGACGACGTCAGCCACCAGGTGGAGGTCCGGCGGCGTCCGGTCACCGTCATCGGCGCCAAGGCCGGCGATCGGGACAGTCCGGCCGTGTGGCTGGACCATGAATATGGGGTCGTGCGCGTCATCGCGCGGACGTTGCCCACGGGCCGGGGACTGGTGGATCTGACGTGCTCGGAGCACCGGCCAGTCGCCAGCGCGCTGTACTTTCCCCATCGGCAGGAGCTGTTCTCGGGAGGCAAGCTCCTGTTGCGCCTGATCGTGCACTCGGTGACCATCAATGGTAGCGTGCCCGACGCCCTGTTCGATCCCGACGCGCTCCGTCGCGAGCGCTGATGTACTTCGCGTTTCTCGGCACGTCCGGGGCCGTCCCCTCGGCCAGCCGGGACACGACGGCGCTGGTGGTCGTGGCCTCCGAGGGCGCGATGATGATCGACTGTGGAGGCAGTCCGCTGGCCAGGCTGCGCCGGGCCGGCGTCGACCCCTTCGTGCTCAGCCACGTCTTCATCACCCACGTGCATCCGGACCACGCTTACGGGTTGCCGGCGCTGGTGCAGAATCTACGGTTGCTCGGGCGCGAGCGCGAGCTGACGGTCTTCTGCCGGCCCGAGCACGTGGGGACGATCCGGCAACTGCTCACCGTCTTCCAGTTATGGGAGCGTCCCGGTTTTCCCCTGCGACTGGCCGAGACGGGCGCGGCGCCCGCGGCAGGGGTGCTGGAGCTGGGGCCGCTGCTGGTGAGCACGGCGCCGGTCGAGCATGGCAAC
Above is a genomic segment from Candidatus Methylomirabilota bacterium containing:
- a CDS encoding MBL fold metallo-hydrolase, producing the protein MYFAFLGTSGAVPSASRDTTALVVVASEGAMMIDCGGSPLARLRRAGVDPFVLSHVFITHVHPDHAYGLPALVQNLRLLGRERELTVFCRPEHVGTIRQLLTVFQLWERPGFPLRLAETGAAPAAGVLELGPLLVSTAPVEHGNMPNYAVRVDVVGQLERGVVYSSDTAPCEAVATLARGAHTLIHEATFPHRDRGRFGVHSTAYEAGQVAARAGVRRLLLTHIEADYHDEADSLAGEARKSFGGPVEIAREFAPYDF